A region from the Azospirillum thermophilum genome encodes:
- a CDS encoding AEC family transporter, with protein MSVVLNVALPVFSIILAGVLSGKAKLLGPASSEALNKFVYWMALPPVLFLGTARRSLPEIFNGPFIGAFLGAMLAVYALGALIGWLVHRERTQIRCMQGLTAAFSNTGYMGIPLFLAAFGPDHLAPAILATVIMSAIMVGIAVVWIEFANSHGHGIGKALGDVGRALAKNPLIISTLLGIAWSALLSGVPVPRPVATFCELMGAAAGPCALFAIGLFLAGRSLKADLVEVGWISALKLLVQPALTWALTMTLFPLDPFWTGSAIILAGLPTGALTFVVATQYGLYVERTSSAILVSTVLSVVTLSALLAVYAPAG; from the coding sequence ATGTCCGTGGTCCTGAATGTCGCCCTGCCCGTCTTTTCGATCATCCTGGCCGGCGTCCTGTCGGGCAAGGCGAAGCTGCTCGGCCCCGCCTCGTCGGAGGCGCTGAACAAATTCGTCTACTGGATGGCCCTGCCGCCGGTGCTGTTCCTCGGCACGGCGCGGCGCTCGCTGCCGGAGATCTTCAACGGCCCCTTCATCGGCGCCTTCCTCGGCGCGATGCTGGCGGTCTATGCGCTGGGCGCCCTGATCGGCTGGCTGGTCCACCGCGAGCGCACGCAGATCCGGTGCATGCAGGGGCTGACCGCCGCCTTCTCCAACACCGGCTACATGGGCATCCCGCTGTTCCTGGCGGCCTTCGGCCCGGACCATCTGGCCCCGGCGATCCTCGCCACGGTGATCATGAGCGCCATCATGGTCGGCATCGCGGTGGTCTGGATCGAGTTCGCCAACAGCCACGGCCACGGCATCGGCAAGGCGCTGGGCGACGTCGGGCGGGCGCTGGCGAAGAACCCGCTGATCATCTCCACCCTGCTGGGCATCGCCTGGTCGGCCCTGCTGTCCGGCGTGCCGGTGCCGCGCCCCGTCGCCACCTTCTGCGAGCTGATGGGGGCCGCCGCCGGCCCCTGCGCGCTGTTCGCCATCGGCCTGTTCCTGGCCGGGCGCAGCCTGAAGGCCGATCTGGTCGAGGTCGGCTGGATCAGCGCGCTGAAGCTGCTGGTCCAGCCGGCGCTGACCTGGGCGCTGACCATGACGCTGTTCCCGCTCGACCCCTTCTGGACCGGCAGCGCCATCATCCTGGCCGGCCTGCCGACCGGGGCGCTGACCTTCGTGGTGGCGACCCAGTACGGCCTCTATGTCGAGCGCACCTCCTCCGCCATCCTCGTCTCGACGGTGCTGAGCGTGGTGACGCTCTCCGCCCTGCTGGCGGTCTACGCGCCGGCGGGGTGA
- a CDS encoding methyl-accepting chemotaxis protein: MKGFRDLSLTVKVAVLLTLMAALSGGLTIASLLRMGEIDRSYSDLIDRDSDGVKWLSRVNSTLNAIGLESYRMIAETDPAIIRKSIDAAADELRTFQERVDKVRRALPAMEAELQAVSQSFLPIIRTMPDLQRLALANDDAAAMTLMRQGFTPAYGDVRAKVRALLSRAEADMQASSDQVTATYESARFWTLAVGGLGIPACFGLALAVMRMGVSRPFLSLRDRMERLSRHEMEVEIQGLDRRDEVGAMARAVQVFKDGLIEAGRLAAAQSAEQAAKLRRTEAIERLIRDFDQQVAAVLRVVSAAAAELDSTARHMVETAGRSSDQAVSAAEVSRQTSANVQTVASATEEMSSSIGEISSQVTRSASIASQAVDEAGRTTDTVRGLADAAQRIGAVVQLISTIAGQTNLLALNATIEAARAGEAGKGFAVVANEVKSLASQTARATEEIAGQVGGIQAATENAVQAIDGISGTISTINDISASIAAAIEEQGAATAEISRNIQQAAAGTGEVTATIVGVTEAAEETGTAAAKVRAAAGSLSEQADSLRRNVEGFLTAIKAA; this comes from the coding sequence ATGAAGGGCTTTCGCGATCTTTCGCTCACCGTCAAGGTGGCCGTGCTGCTCACCCTGATGGCGGCACTTTCGGGCGGGCTCACGATCGCCTCCCTCCTGCGCATGGGGGAGATCGACCGGAGCTACAGCGACCTCATCGACCGTGACAGCGACGGGGTGAAGTGGCTGTCCCGGGTGAACTCGACGCTCAATGCGATCGGCCTGGAGAGCTATCGCATGATCGCCGAGACCGATCCGGCGATCATCCGCAAGAGCATCGACGCCGCCGCGGACGAGCTGAGAACCTTCCAGGAGCGGGTCGACAAGGTGCGCCGGGCGCTGCCGGCCATGGAGGCCGAGCTGCAGGCGGTGTCGCAGTCCTTCCTGCCCATCATCCGGACCATGCCGGACCTGCAGCGCCTCGCCCTGGCGAATGACGACGCAGCCGCCATGACCCTGATGCGGCAGGGGTTCACGCCGGCGTACGGCGACGTCCGCGCGAAGGTCCGTGCCCTGCTGTCGCGGGCGGAAGCCGACATGCAGGCAAGCTCGGACCAGGTCACGGCGACCTACGAGTCGGCCCGGTTCTGGACGCTCGCCGTCGGCGGCCTCGGCATCCCGGCCTGCTTCGGCCTCGCCCTCGCCGTCATGCGGATGGGGGTCTCGCGCCCCTTCCTTTCGCTGCGCGACCGCATGGAGCGCCTGTCCCGGCATGAGATGGAGGTCGAGATCCAGGGGCTGGACCGGAGGGACGAGGTCGGCGCGATGGCCAGGGCCGTCCAGGTCTTCAAGGACGGATTGATCGAGGCCGGGCGGCTGGCCGCCGCCCAGTCCGCCGAACAGGCCGCCAAGCTGCGCCGGACCGAGGCGATCGAACGCCTGATCCGCGACTTCGACCAGCAGGTGGCCGCAGTGCTGCGCGTGGTGTCGGCGGCGGCGGCGGAGCTGGACTCCACCGCCCGCCACATGGTGGAGACCGCCGGACGCAGCAGCGATCAGGCGGTGTCGGCGGCAGAGGTTTCCCGCCAGACCAGCGCGAATGTCCAGACGGTCGCCAGCGCCACCGAGGAAATGAGCAGCTCCATCGGCGAAATCAGTTCCCAGGTGACCCGTTCGGCCAGCATCGCCTCGCAGGCGGTCGACGAGGCCGGCAGGACCACCGACACCGTCCGCGGCCTGGCCGACGCCGCACAGCGGATCGGCGCGGTCGTCCAGCTCATCTCGACCATCGCCGGCCAGACCAACCTGCTGGCGCTGAACGCCACCATCGAGGCGGCGCGGGCCGGCGAGGCCGGCAAGGGCTTCGCCGTCGTCGCCAACGAGGTCAAGAGTCTCGCCAGCCAGACCGCCCGGGCCACCGAGGAGATCGCCGGACAGGTCGGCGGCATCCAGGCGGCGACGGAAAACGCCGTGCAGGCCATCGACGGGATCAGCGGGACCATCTCGACGATCAACGACATCTCGGCATCCATCGCCGCGGCGATCGAGGAGCAGGGGGCGGCGACCGCGGAAATCTCCCGCAACATCCAGCAGGCCGCCGCCGGCACCGGAGAGGTGACGGCCACCATCGTCGGCGTGACGGAGGCCGCGGAGGAGACCGGCACCGCCGCCGCGAAGGTGCGCGCCGCGGCCGGCAGCCTGTCGGAACAGGCCGACAGCCTGCGCCGGAACGTCGAGGGCTTCCTGACGGCCATCAAGGCGGCCTGA
- a CDS encoding ATP-dependent DNA helicase — protein MDMTSVPNSGPLASGFPATASLDDAPAMVAGARQVVALSPDGEVEELTLAAAAMRVRRQPPLICHGRAFTRRLGLDAVAAFDVLELFAFVRPARFCVPTPRGLAEALDLPVPDGLESDALALQRAVRRLLAMLTEPGREEASDPVAFAWEMGRAGWLWAPAVLAALGRPEGPDKAGARAGLRVWSRIKEWQEGPPEPPPAHHPVDPEEARRRLAQMLASSVPGKVAEPRPQQADYSSAVSAAFAPRPAPDSPTVVLAEAGTGVGKTLGYLAPATVWAEKNGGTVWISTYTRNLQHQIDAELDRLYPEPATKARKVVLRKGRENYLCLLNLEDAIRAMTFQPHHAIGVGLMARWAAATRDGDMTGGDFPGWLVDIAGRGRTLGLADRRGECIFSACDHYSRCFIEKSIRRARKADIVIANHALVMVQAALGGGEDATLPSRYVFDEGHHVFDAADSAFCGHLTGRETQELRRWLLGAEEGGRSRARGLKRRLEDLVANDEEALALLDAVLMGARVLPGDGWNARLSADNPQGPTERFLLHARQQVHARTNGQGTPYSLEADKGYPVDGLLEAATALEEALSRLSEPIAGLARRLAKRLEDEGEQLDPDQRRRIDALSRSLQRRGVMTVEGWRAMLRSLPVETPPAFVDWFAVERIDGRDVDVGLYRHWIDPTVPFAEALAGPAHGIVVTSATLTDGTGDVEQDWRAAEDRSGASHLPRPAIRAQVPSPFDYPRNTRVMVVTDVRKDDLGQVAAAYRSLFLAAGGGGLGLFTAISRLRAVYDRIVEPLEVAGVPLHAQHVDPLDVSTLIDIFRNEEHACLLGTDAVRDGVDVPGRSLRLIVFDRVPWPRPDILHRARRDAFGRRRYEDMIARLRLKQAFGRLVRRADDTGVFVLLDPMMPSRLFGAFPEGVEVRRVGLKQAVDETAEFLRGW, from the coding sequence ATGGATATGACGTCGGTCCCGAATTCCGGTCCGCTGGCCTCCGGCTTTCCCGCCACAGCCTCGTTGGACGATGCGCCCGCCATGGTGGCCGGCGCGCGGCAGGTCGTGGCGCTGTCGCCGGACGGCGAGGTGGAGGAGCTGACCCTGGCCGCCGCGGCGATGCGGGTGCGGCGGCAGCCGCCGCTGATCTGCCACGGCCGGGCCTTCACCCGCCGGCTGGGGCTGGACGCCGTCGCGGCCTTCGACGTGCTGGAGCTGTTCGCCTTCGTGCGGCCGGCGCGCTTCTGCGTGCCGACGCCGCGCGGGCTGGCCGAGGCGCTGGACCTGCCGGTCCCCGACGGGCTGGAGAGCGACGCGCTGGCGCTGCAGCGCGCGGTGCGGCGGCTGCTCGCCATGCTGACCGAGCCCGGGCGGGAGGAGGCCTCCGACCCCGTCGCCTTCGCCTGGGAGATGGGGCGCGCCGGCTGGCTGTGGGCGCCGGCCGTGCTGGCGGCGCTGGGCAGGCCGGAGGGGCCGGACAAGGCGGGCGCGCGCGCCGGCCTCAGGGTGTGGTCGCGCATCAAGGAATGGCAGGAGGGGCCGCCGGAGCCGCCGCCCGCCCATCATCCGGTCGATCCGGAGGAGGCGCGGCGGCGCCTCGCCCAGATGCTCGCCTCCTCCGTGCCCGGCAAGGTCGCGGAGCCGCGGCCGCAGCAGGCCGACTATTCCAGCGCCGTCTCCGCCGCCTTCGCCCCGCGTCCGGCGCCGGACAGCCCGACCGTCGTGCTGGCCGAGGCCGGGACGGGCGTCGGCAAGACGCTGGGCTATCTCGCCCCCGCCACGGTGTGGGCGGAGAAGAACGGCGGCACCGTCTGGATCTCCACCTACACCCGCAACCTGCAGCACCAGATCGACGCCGAGCTCGACCGGCTCTATCCGGAACCGGCGACCAAGGCGCGCAAGGTCGTGCTGCGCAAGGGGCGGGAGAACTACCTCTGCCTGCTGAACCTGGAGGACGCGATCCGCGCCATGACGTTCCAGCCGCACCACGCCATCGGCGTCGGGCTGATGGCGCGCTGGGCGGCGGCGACGCGCGACGGCGACATGACCGGCGGCGACTTCCCCGGCTGGCTGGTCGACATCGCCGGGCGGGGACGGACGCTGGGGCTGGCCGACCGGCGGGGCGAGTGCATCTTCTCCGCCTGCGACCATTACAGCCGCTGCTTCATCGAGAAGAGCATCCGCCGTGCCCGCAAGGCCGACATCGTCATCGCCAACCACGCGCTGGTCATGGTGCAGGCGGCGCTGGGCGGCGGCGAGGACGCGACCCTGCCCAGCCGCTATGTCTTCGACGAGGGGCACCATGTCTTCGACGCGGCGGACAGCGCCTTCTGCGGCCATCTGACCGGGCGCGAGACGCAGGAGCTGCGGCGCTGGCTGCTGGGGGCGGAGGAGGGCGGCCGCAGCCGGGCGCGCGGCCTGAAGCGCCGGCTGGAGGACCTGGTGGCGAACGACGAGGAGGCGCTGGCCCTGCTCGACGCCGTGCTGATGGGCGCCCGCGTGCTGCCCGGCGACGGCTGGAACGCCCGGCTGTCCGCCGACAATCCCCAGGGGCCGACCGAGCGCTTCCTGCTCCATGCCCGGCAGCAGGTCCATGCCCGCACCAACGGGCAGGGCACGCCCTACAGCCTGGAGGCCGACAAGGGCTATCCGGTCGACGGGCTGCTGGAGGCGGCCACGGCGCTGGAGGAGGCGCTGTCCCGCCTGTCGGAGCCGATCGCCGGGCTGGCCCGCCGCCTCGCCAAGCGGCTGGAGGACGAGGGGGAGCAGCTCGATCCCGACCAGCGGCGGCGCATCGACGCCCTGTCGCGCAGCCTGCAGCGCCGCGGCGTGATGACGGTGGAGGGCTGGCGCGCCATGCTGCGCAGCCTGCCGGTGGAGACGCCGCCCGCCTTCGTCGACTGGTTCGCCGTGGAGCGCATCGACGGGCGCGACGTCGATGTCGGGCTCTACCGCCACTGGATCGACCCGACCGTTCCCTTCGCCGAGGCGCTGGCCGGCCCGGCCCACGGCATCGTCGTGACCTCCGCCACCCTGACCGACGGGACGGGCGACGTGGAGCAGGACTGGCGGGCGGCCGAGGACCGCAGCGGCGCCAGCCACCTGCCGCGCCCGGCGATCCGCGCCCAGGTGCCGTCGCCCTTCGACTATCCGCGCAACACCCGGGTCATGGTGGTGACCGACGTGCGCAAGGACGATCTGGGGCAGGTGGCGGCGGCCTACCGGTCGCTGTTCCTGGCGGCGGGCGGCGGCGGGCTCGGCCTGTTCACCGCGATCAGCCGGCTGCGCGCCGTCTACGACCGCATCGTCGAGCCGCTGGAGGTGGCGGGCGTGCCGCTGCATGCCCAGCATGTCGATCCGCTCGACGTCTCGACGCTCATCGACATCTTCCGCAACGAGGAGCACGCCTGCCTGCTCGGCACCGACGCGGTGCGCGACGGGGTGGACGTGCCGGGGCGGAGCCTGCGGCTGATCGTGTTCGACCGCGTGCCCTGGCCGCGCCCCGACATCCTGCACCGCGCCCGCCGCGACGCCTTCGGCCGCCGCCGCTACGAGGACATGATCGCCCGGCTGCGGCTGAAGCAGGCCTTCGGCCGGCTGGTGCGGCGGGCCGACGACACCGGCGTCTTCGTCCTGCTCGACCCCATGATGCCGAGCCGGCTGTTCGGCGCCTTCCCCGAGGGGGTGGAGGTCCGCCGCGTCGGCCTGAAGCAGGCGGTGGACGAGACGGCGGAGTTCCTGCGGGGCTGGTGA
- the mtgA gene encoding monofunctional biosynthetic peptidoglycan transglycosylase: MMVRRLLRWVVAGVLGLMAVSVAWVLLYRVAPVPATPLMLIRAAGGSGLDREWRPLSAVSPHLVRAVIASEDTAFCRHGGFDWDAIQSALEENEDGASLKGGSTISQQTAKNAFLWPDRTWIRKGAEAWFTLLVETLWTKRRILEVYLNIVEWDDGVYGAEAAARHHFRKPAAALTRREAALLAVVLPSPRSWSPSSPGPYVARRAGIIDRRMALVERDGLADCALR; encoded by the coding sequence ATGATGGTGCGCAGGCTGTTGCGGTGGGTGGTGGCCGGCGTGCTCGGCCTGATGGCCGTTTCGGTGGCCTGGGTCCTGCTCTACCGGGTGGCGCCGGTGCCGGCGACGCCGCTGATGCTGATCCGGGCGGCCGGCGGTTCCGGCCTCGACCGCGAGTGGCGGCCGCTCTCCGCGGTCTCCCCGCATCTCGTCCGCGCGGTGATCGCGTCGGAGGACACCGCCTTCTGCCGCCACGGCGGCTTCGACTGGGACGCCATCCAGTCGGCCCTGGAGGAGAACGAGGACGGCGCCTCGCTGAAGGGCGGCAGCACCATCAGCCAGCAGACCGCCAAGAACGCCTTCCTGTGGCCCGACCGCACCTGGATCCGCAAGGGGGCGGAGGCCTGGTTCACGCTGCTGGTCGAGACGCTGTGGACCAAGCGCCGCATCCTCGAGGTCTATCTGAACATCGTGGAGTGGGACGACGGGGTCTATGGCGCCGAGGCCGCGGCCCGCCACCATTTCCGCAAGCCGGCCGCCGCCCTGACCCGGCGCGAGGCGGCGCTGCTCGCCGTGGTGCTGCCCAGCCCGCGGAGCTGGTCGCCCTCCAGCCCCGGTCCCTATGTCGCGCGGCGCGCCGGCATCATCGACCGGCGCATGGCGCTGGTCGAGCGGGACGGGCTGGCCGACTGCGCCCTGCGGTAA
- a CDS encoding GAF domain-containing protein: MPEPVRCPAGAAQPRHRDGARGLPDYFRALGNGSRVVAPDARTHPATRGFTESYFEPNDVHSLLDMIVAAGNAPVGILCCEQCGAGREWTAADLSYAQAIAVLIGDVLTGRTDPGI; the protein is encoded by the coding sequence GTGCCTGAACCTGTTCGATGTCCGGCAGGGGCGGCACAGCCACGGCACCGTGATGGAGCGCGCGGTCTTCCCGACTATTTCCGTGCGCTGGGCAACGGATCGCGGGTCGTGGCGCCGGATGCCCGCACCCATCCGGCGACCAGGGGCTTCACCGAGTCCTACTTCGAGCCGAACGACGTCCACAGCCTGCTGGACATGATCGTCGCCGCCGGCAACGCGCCGGTCGGCATCCTCTGCTGTGAGCAGTGCGGCGCCGGGCGGGAGTGGACCGCCGCCGACCTCTCCTATGCCCAGGCGATCGCCGTCCTGATCGGCGACGTGCTGACGGGCCGGACGGATCCGGGGATCTGA
- a CDS encoding DMT family transporter: MSWLYLTLAILFEIVGTSALKLSDGMTRLWPAATVVVCYVAAFGLLAQALRTIEVGVAYAVWSAAGTAAIAAIGILLFGEELSLMKVAGILLIVAGVVSLNLAGGHA; this comes from the coding sequence ATGAGCTGGCTTTACCTGACCCTCGCCATCCTGTTCGAAATCGTCGGCACCTCGGCCCTGAAGCTGTCGGACGGCATGACGCGGCTGTGGCCGGCGGCGACGGTGGTGGTCTGCTACGTCGCGGCCTTCGGCCTGCTGGCCCAGGCGCTGCGGACGATCGAGGTGGGCGTCGCCTATGCGGTCTGGTCGGCGGCCGGCACCGCGGCCATCGCCGCAATCGGCATCCTGCTGTTCGGCGAGGAGCTCTCGCTGATGAAGGTGGCGGGCATCCTGCTGATCGTCGCCGGCGTCGTCAGCCTGAATCTGGCGGGCGGACACGCCTGA
- a CDS encoding lysine--tRNA ligase has protein sequence MTGERDLALQAKAWPFEEARKLAARFAKAPPAKGYVLFETGYGPSGLPHIGTFGEVARTTMVRQAFQRMSDIPTKLFCFSDDMDGLRKVPDNVPNKDLVAANLGKPLTQVPDPFGTHDSFGAHNNARLRAFLDSFGFEYEFQSSTDWYKSGRFDEALLGVLRRYDEIMAVMLPTLGEERRATYSPFLPVSPSTGRVLQVPVLERDVDAGTIVFQDEDGRKVELPVTGGHVKLQWKPDWGMRWHALGVDYEMSGKDLIPSVELAGKICRILGSTPPEGFNYELFLDDKGQKISKSKGNGLTMEEWLAYAPPESLALYMFQKPKSAKRLYFDVIPRAVDEYLAFVARFPAEEPAKQIENPAWHIHDGKPPAVRSDVSFNLLLNLAGAANAETKDVMWGFISRYAPEATPENSPFLDKLVGYAVRYYQDQVKPTKQYRAPTEAERAALQDLLAKLGGLPADATAEAIQNEVFEVGKTHGFTELRAWFQALYEILLGQTTGPRMGSFIQLYGLEETKALIAGKLAA, from the coding sequence ATGACCGGCGAACGGGATTTGGCATTGCAGGCGAAGGCTTGGCCGTTCGAGGAGGCGCGCAAACTGGCCGCGCGCTTCGCGAAGGCGCCGCCCGCCAAAGGCTATGTCCTGTTCGAGACGGGCTACGGCCCCTCGGGCCTGCCGCACATCGGCACCTTCGGCGAGGTGGCGCGGACCACCATGGTGCGCCAGGCCTTCCAGCGGATGAGCGACATCCCGACCAAGCTCTTCTGCTTCTCGGACGACATGGACGGGCTGCGCAAGGTCCCGGACAACGTCCCGAACAAGGATCTCGTGGCCGCCAACCTCGGCAAGCCGCTGACCCAGGTGCCGGACCCGTTCGGCACCCACGACAGCTTCGGCGCCCACAACAACGCCCGGCTGCGCGCCTTCCTCGACAGCTTCGGCTTCGAGTACGAGTTCCAGTCCTCCACCGACTGGTACAAGTCCGGCCGCTTCGACGAGGCGCTGCTCGGCGTGCTGCGCCGCTATGACGAGATCATGGCGGTGATGCTGCCGACGCTCGGCGAGGAGCGGCGGGCGACCTACAGCCCCTTCCTTCCCGTCTCGCCCTCCACCGGCCGCGTGCTGCAGGTCCCGGTGCTGGAGCGCGACGTCGACGCCGGCACCATCGTCTTCCAGGACGAGGACGGCCGGAAGGTGGAGCTGCCGGTCACCGGCGGCCATGTGAAGCTGCAGTGGAAGCCCGACTGGGGCATGCGCTGGCACGCGCTGGGCGTCGATTACGAGATGTCGGGCAAGGACCTGATCCCCTCGGTCGAGCTGGCGGGCAAGATCTGCCGGATCCTCGGCTCCACCCCGCCGGAGGGCTTCAACTACGAGCTCTTCCTCGACGACAAGGGCCAGAAGATCTCCAAGTCCAAGGGCAACGGCCTGACCATGGAGGAATGGCTGGCCTACGCCCCGCCGGAAAGCCTGGCGCTCTACATGTTCCAGAAGCCGAAGTCGGCCAAGCGGCTCTACTTCGACGTCATTCCGCGGGCGGTCGACGAGTACCTCGCCTTCGTCGCCAGGTTCCCGGCGGAGGAGCCGGCCAAGCAGATCGAGAACCCGGCCTGGCACATCCATGACGGCAAGCCGCCGGCGGTGCGCTCCGACGTGTCGTTCAACCTGCTCCTCAACCTCGCCGGCGCGGCGAACGCGGAGACCAAGGACGTCATGTGGGGCTTCATCAGCCGCTACGCCCCCGAGGCGACGCCGGAGAACAGCCCCTTCCTCGACAAGCTGGTCGGCTATGCCGTCCGCTACTACCAGGACCAGGTGAAGCCGACCAAGCAGTACCGCGCCCCGACCGAGGCCGAGCGGGCGGCCCTGCAGGACCTGCTCGCCAAGCTGGGCGGTCTGCCGGCCGACGCCACGGCCGAGGCGATCCAGAACGAGGTGTTCGAGGTCGGCAAGACCCATGGCTTCACCGAGCTGCGGGCCTGGTTCCAGGCGCTCTACGAGATCCTGCTGGGCCAGACCACCGGCCCGCGGATGGGCTCCTTCATCCAGCTCTACGGCCTGGAGGAGACGAAGGCGCTGATCGCAGGAAAACTGGCGGCCTGA
- a CDS encoding DUF2336 domain-containing protein: protein MTVRRSIAGPLPAGALPTPSADGGVPADELEYLFADPGGPAAPRRAAAGTAVARQVGDALVDSRLAGMGDADVRSTLARRLCRLLPGLPADGRDAVTAVTVRALEQLARDHVLRVREALASSIKDVACAPPSVVRQLARDAERTVAEPVLRCCAALTDEDLLAILADGPAGWALAAIARRPHVSAPVSDAIAGTGDAEATGLLLDNSGAVIAEPTLASLIEQAVRRPDWQASLARRPSLPPRLALRLAGFVELSVVELLRGRTDFDESTVAEIAAATRRRVDWVERRAPEETPERRAVRLHREGRLDETAIGDALSWNETGFLRMALALRCGVAPEVVDLVLGAHDAHAVTALVWKAGYSMRCAMQVQARAAGIAPRAMINARAGTGYPIDPDTMARHLARYGIGA from the coding sequence GTGACTGTCCGGCGCTCCATAGCCGGCCCGCTTCCCGCCGGCGCCCTTCCAACCCCCTCCGCGGACGGCGGCGTCCCGGCGGACGAGCTGGAATACCTGTTCGCCGACCCGGGCGGCCCGGCCGCCCCGCGCCGCGCCGCGGCGGGAACGGCGGTGGCCCGGCAGGTCGGGGATGCGCTGGTCGACTCCCGGCTGGCCGGGATGGGCGATGCCGACGTCCGCTCGACGCTGGCGCGCCGGCTCTGCCGGCTGCTGCCCGGCTTGCCGGCGGACGGGCGCGACGCCGTGACGGCGGTCACCGTGCGGGCCCTGGAGCAGCTTGCCCGCGACCATGTCCTGCGGGTGAGGGAGGCGCTGGCCTCGTCGATCAAGGATGTCGCCTGCGCCCCGCCGTCGGTGGTCCGGCAGCTCGCCCGGGACGCGGAGCGCACGGTGGCGGAGCCGGTCCTGCGCTGCTGCGCCGCCCTGACCGACGAGGACCTGCTGGCCATCCTGGCGGACGGGCCGGCCGGCTGGGCGCTCGCCGCCATCGCCCGGCGGCCCCATGTCAGCGCGCCGGTGTCCGACGCCATCGCCGGGACCGGCGACGCCGAGGCGACGGGCCTGCTGCTGGACAACAGCGGCGCCGTGATCGCCGAACCGACCCTGGCCTCCCTGATCGAGCAGGCCGTGCGCCGCCCGGACTGGCAGGCCAGCCTCGCCCGCCGCCCCTCCCTGCCGCCGCGGCTGGCGCTGCGGCTCGCCGGGTTCGTGGAGCTGTCGGTGGTCGAGCTTCTGCGCGGCCGGACCGATTTCGACGAGTCCACGGTGGCGGAGATCGCCGCGGCGACCCGCCGCCGGGTGGACTGGGTCGAGCGCCGCGCGCCCGAGGAGACGCCGGAGCGCCGGGCCGTCCGGCTGCATCGCGAGGGACGGCTGGACGAGACGGCGATCGGCGATGCGCTGTCGTGGAACGAGACCGGCTTCCTGCGCATGGCTCTCGCCCTGCGCTGCGGCGTGGCGCCGGAGGTGGTGGACCTCGTGCTCGGCGCCCATGACGCCCACGCGGTGACGGCGCTGGTCTGGAAGGCCGGCTATTCGATGCGGTGCGCCATGCAGGTCCAGGCGCGGGCGGCCGGCATCGCGCCGCGGGCGATGATCAACGCGCGGGCCGGCACCGGCTATCCCATCGACCCCGACACCATGGCGCGCCATCTCGCGCGCTACGGCATCGGGGCGTGA
- the mdh gene encoding malate dehydrogenase has protein sequence MARKKIALVGAGQIGGTLALLAAQKELGDVVLFDIAEGMPAGKALDLAETAPVEGFNASLTGGNDYSIIEGADVVIVTAGVPRKPGMSRDDLIGINTGVCQTVGEAIKKYAPNAFVIVITNPLDVMVWVLQQASGLPPERVVGMAGVLDSARFRYFLAEEFNVSVEDVTAFVLGGHGDTMVPLVRYSTVAGIPLPDLVKMGWTTQEKLDAIVQRTRDGGAEIVKLLKTGSAFYAPAASAIQMAESYLKDQKRLVPVAAYLTGQYGQNDLYVGVPVIIGAGGVEKIVEIELNADEKAMFENSVNAVKQLVDVVKKQQAEKSA, from the coding sequence ATGGCTCGCAAGAAGATTGCGCTCGTCGGTGCCGGCCAGATCGGCGGCACGCTGGCTCTGCTCGCTGCCCAGAAGGAACTGGGCGATGTCGTGCTGTTCGACATCGCGGAGGGCATGCCGGCCGGCAAGGCGCTCGACCTCGCCGAGACCGCTCCGGTCGAAGGCTTCAACGCCAGCCTGACCGGCGGCAACGACTACTCGATCATCGAGGGCGCCGACGTCGTGATCGTCACCGCCGGCGTGCCGCGCAAGCCGGGCATGAGCCGCGACGACCTGATCGGCATCAACACCGGCGTCTGCCAGACCGTCGGCGAGGCGATCAAGAAGTACGCCCCGAACGCCTTCGTCATCGTCATCACGAACCCGCTGGACGTGATGGTGTGGGTGCTGCAGCAGGCGTCCGGCCTGCCGCCGGAGCGCGTGGTCGGCATGGCCGGCGTGCTCGACTCGGCCCGCTTCCGCTACTTCCTGGCCGAAGAGTTCAACGTGTCGGTCGAGGACGTCACCGCCTTCGTGCTGGGCGGCCACGGCGACACCATGGTCCCGCTCGTCCGCTACTCGACCGTCGCCGGCATCCCGCTGCCCGACCTCGTCAAGATGGGCTGGACCACCCAGGAGAAGCTGGACGCCATCGTGCAGCGCACCCGTGACGGCGGCGCCGAGATCGTCAAGCTGCTGAAGACCGGCTCGGCCTTCTACGCCCCGGCCGCCTCGGCGATCCAGATGGCCGAGTCCTACCTGAAGGACCAGAAGCGCCTGGTTCCGGTCGCCGCCTACCTGACCGGCCAGTACGGCCAGAACGACCTGTATGTCGGCGTCCCGGTCATCATCGGCGCCGGCGGCGTCGAGAAGATCGTCGAGATCGAGCTGAACGCCGACGAGAAGGCGATGTTCGAGAACTCGGTCAACGCCGTGAAGCAGCTCGTCGACGTGGTGAAGAAGCAGCAGGCCGAGAAGTCCGCCTGA